Proteins from a genomic interval of Gossypium hirsutum isolate 1008001.06 chromosome A09, Gossypium_hirsutum_v2.1, whole genome shotgun sequence:
- the LOC121206341 gene encoding 40S ribosomal protein S24-1 translates to MADKAVTIRTRKFMTNRLLSRKQFIIDVLHPRRPNVSKAELKEKLARMYEVKDPNSIFVFKFRTHFGGGKSTGFGLIYDSVENAKKYEPKYRLIRNGLDTKVEKSRKQMKERKNRAKKVRGIKKTKAGEAAKKK, encoded by the exons ATGGCGGACAAGGCTGTTACCATAAGAACTCGGAAGTTCATGACCAACAGGCTCCTTTCAAGGAAACAATTC ATCATAGATGTTCTTCATCCTAGAAGACCAAATGTTTCAAAG GCTGAGTTGAAGGAGAAATTGGCTAGGATGTATGAAGTAAAAGACCCAAATTCCATTTTTGTATTCAAGTTCCGTACTCACTTTGGAGGAGGGAAGTCAACTGGTTTTGGGCTTATTTATGACTCAGTTGAGAATGCAAAGAAGTATGAGCCTAAGTATCGCTTGATCAGG AACGGACTTGATACCAAGGTTGAAAAGTCTAGAAAGCAGATGAAGGAAAGGAAAAACAGGGCTAAGAAAGTCAGAGGTATTAAGAAG ACCAAGGCTGGAGAGGCTGCCAAGAAGAAGTGA
- the LOC107928487 gene encoding uncharacterized protein, which translates to MNSDWAELPNELVDLILQRLASVSDYFRFGATCTAWHNVATENINYLLSLKHPMLIVPLNAQGVWNLYSIKDSKLLPLPFQVPSVDRFVGSSNGWLVTVDDDLVVRLLNPLCLVLGKQIGCDPNTYITLPPLDPPCSNFDHIRKVVLSGNPTSNPDDYMVMAIFGADHHVAYTKPSKDKKWTYVNHNWGVLHDLIYYQDHFCAVDHKGEIIYFNEVDGWHWHGGYNYTKGVGIWNLKLDSEGWEWREMKSIENCALFVDDNSSLSVVASAFCGCQPNCIYLIDDYEAFLYASMAPNGSYALKRNKNVGVYNMETRSFTPSDTTKGDGWLADTAKLGIIPSFVVYKPA; encoded by the exons ATGAATTCGG ATTGGGCAGAACTACCAAATGAGCTTGTTGATTTGATATTACAAAGGTTGGCTTCAGTGTCAGACTATTTCCGATTCGGTGCAACATGCACGGCGTGGCACAATGTTGCGACGGAGAACATCAACTACTTGTTGTCCCTAAAGCACCCCATGCTCATTGTCCCTCTCAATGCCCAAGGTGTTTGGAACCTATATAGCATCAAAGACAGCAAGCTTCTTCCCTTGCCATTTCAAGTACCATCTGTCGACCGATTTGTCGGCTCTTCCAACGGATGGTTGGTCACCGTGGATGACGATTTAGTTGTTCGTTTACTCAACCCACTGTGTTTGGTCCTCGGGAAACAAATTGGTTGTGATCCAAATACTTATATTACTCTTCCACCATTGGATCCACCATGTAGTAATTTTGATCACATTCGCAAGGTTGTACTTTCTGGTAATCCGACATCAAACCCTGACGATTACATGGTCATGGCCATATTTGGTGCCGATCATCACGTAGCATATACTAAGCCAAGCAAAGACAAAAAATGGACTTATGTTAACCATAATTGGGGCGTACTTCATGATCTTATATACTACCAAGATCACTTTTGTGCAGTTGATCATAAgggtgaaattatttattttaatgaggTTGATGg GTGGCATTGGCATGGGGGTTATAATTACACAAAAGGAGTCGGAATTTGGAATCTGAAGTTAGATTCAGAAGGATGGGAATGGAGGGAGATGAAAAGCATAGAAAATTGTGCTTTGTTTGTAGATGACAACAGCTCATTATCTGTGGTGGCTTCTGCTTTTTGTGGATGTCAACCAAATTGCATATATTTAATAGATGACTACGAAGCCTTTTTATATGCATCAATGGCTCCAAATGGTTCGTATGCGTTGAAGAGAAACAAAAATGTGGGTGTATATAATATGGAGACTAGAAGCTTTACTCCTTCTGACACCACAAAGGGTGATGGGTGGTTGGCTGATACAGCAAAACTTGGGATTATTCCCTCCTTCGTGGTTTATAAGCCTGCTTGA
- the LOC107928485 gene encoding probable F-box protein At1g65740, which yields MNSDWAGLPNELVDLILQRLASVSDYFRFGATCTAWHDVATENINYLLSLKHPMLIVPLNAQDVWNLYSIKDNKLLPLPFQVPNVDQIVDSSNGWLVTVDDDLVVRLLNPLCLVPEKQIGCDPNTYITLPPLDPPYNNFDHIRKVVLSTNPISSPDDYMIMAIFGADHHVAYIKPSKDKKWTYINHNWGVLHDLIYYQYHFCAVDHKGEILLVEMIKMWHWHGGYNYTKGVGVWNLKLDSERWEWREMKSIENCALFVGDNSSLSVVASDFYGCQPNCIYVIDDYEAFLYASMTPNGSCALKSTKNMGVYNMETRSFTPYDTTKDDVLLADTTKLGIVPSFVAYKPA from the exons ATGAATTCAG ATTGGGCAGGACTACCTAATGAGCTTGTTGATTTGATATTACAAAGGTTGGCTTCGGTGTCGGACTATTTCCGATTTGGTGCAACATGCACGGCGTGGCACGATGTTGCGACAGAGAACATAAACTACTTGTTGTCCCTAAAGCACCCCATGCTCATTGTCCCTCTCAATGCCCAAGATGTTTGGAACCTATATAGCATCAAAGACAACAAGCTTCTTCCCTTGCCATTTCAAGTACCAAATGTCGACCAAATTGTCGACTCTTCCAACGGATGGTTGGTCACCGTGGACGATGATTTAGTTGTTCGTTTACTCAACCCATTGTGTTTGGTCCCCGAGAAACAAATTGGTTGTGATCCAAATACTTACATTACTCTTCCACCGTTGGATCCACCATACAATAATTTTGATCACATTCGCAAGGTTGTACTTTCTACTAATCCGATATCAAGCCCCGACGATTACATGATCATGGCTATATTTGGTGCCGATCATCACGTAGCATATATTAAACCAAGCAAAGACAAAAAATGGACTTACATTAACCATAATTGGGGCGTGCTTCATGATCTTATATACTACCAATATCACTTTTGTGCAGTTGATCATAAGG GGGAAATATTGTTGGTTGAAATGAtaaagatgtggcattggcaTGGGGGATATAATTACACTAAAGGAGTCGGAGTTTGGAATCTAAAGTTAGATTCAGAAAGATGGGAATGGAGGGAGATGAAAAGTATCGAAAACTGTGCTTTGTTTGTGGGTGACAACAGCTCATTATCTGTGGTGGCATCTGATTTTTATGGATGTCAACCAAATTGCATATATGTAATAGATGATTACGAGGCCTTTTTATATGCATCAATGACTCCAAATGGTTCGTGTGCGTTGAAGAGTACCAAAAATATGGGTGTATATAATATGGAGACTAGAAGCTTTACTCCTTATGACACCACCAAGGATGATGTGTTGTTGGCTGATACAACAAAACTTGGGATTGTTCCCTCCTTCGTAGCTTATAAGCCTGCTTGA